One window from the genome of Rhinolophus ferrumequinum isolate MPI-CBG mRhiFer1 chromosome 22, mRhiFer1_v1.p, whole genome shotgun sequence encodes:
- the VPS72 gene encoding vacuolar protein sorting-associated protein 72 homolog, with protein sequence MSLAGGRAPRKTAGNRLSGLLEAEEEDEFYQTTYGGFTEESGDDEYQGDQSDTEDEVDSDFDIDEGDEPSSDGEAEEPRRKRRVVTKAYKEPLKSLRPRKVSTPAGSSQKTREEKALVPLELQDDGSDSRKSMRQSTAEHTRQTFLRVQERQGQSRRRKGPHCERPLTQEELLREAKITEELNLRSLETYERLEADKKKQVHKKRKCPGPIITYHSVTVPLVGDPGPKEENVDVEGLDPAPTASALTPSAGTGPAVPPARCSRTFITFSDDATFEEWFPQGRPPKVPVREVCPVTHRPALYRDPVTDIPYATARAFKIIREAYKKYITAHGLPPTASALGPGPPPPEPLPGSGPRALRQKIVIK encoded by the exons ATGAGTTTGGCTGGGGGCCGGGCCCCTCGGAAGACCGCGGGGAACCGGCTTTCTGGGCtcctggaggcagaggaggaagatgagTTCTACCAGACGACTTATGGGGGTTTCACGGAG GAATCAGGAGATGACGAGTATCAAGGGGACCAGTCAGACACAGAGGATGAGGTGGATTCCGACTTTGACATTGACGAAGGGGATGAACCGTCCAGTGATGGAGAAGCGGAAGAGCCGAGAAGGAAGCGCCGGGTGGTCACCAAAGCCTACAAG GAGCCTCTCAAGAGCTTGAGGCCTCGAAAGGTCAGCACCCCAGCTGGTAGCTCTCAGAAGACCCGAGAAGAGAAGGCACTGGTACCACTAGAGCTACAGGATGACGGCTCTGACA GTCGGAAGTCCATGCGTCAGTCTACAGCTGAACATACACGACAGACATTCCTTCGGGTGCAGGAGAGGCAGGGCCAGTCGCGGCGGCGGAAAGGGCCCCACTGTGAGCGGCCACTGACCCAGGAGGAGCTGCTCAGGGAGGCCAAGATCACAGAGGAGCTCAACTTACGTTCCCTGG AGACGTACGAGCGGCTGGAGGCTGACAAAAAAAAGCAGGTTCATAAGAAGCGCAAGTGCCCTGGGCCCATAATCACCTATCACTCAGTGACAGTGCCGCTGGTGGGGGACCCAGGCCCTAAAGAAGAGAACGTGGATGTGGAGGG ACTTGATCCTGCTCCCACGGCCTCTGCATTGACTCCCAGTGCCGGGACCGGACCCGCCGTCCCTCCTGCTCGCTGCTCACGGACCTTCATCACTTTTAGTGATGATGCGACATTTGAGGAATGGTTTCCCCAGGGGCGGCCCCCAAAGGTCCCTGTTCGGGAGGTGTGCCCAGTGACTCATCGCCCAGCCCTGTACCGGGACCCTGTCACAGACATACCCTACGCCACTGCGCGAGCCTTCAAGATCATTCGTGAGGCCTACAAGAAGTACATCACTGCCCACGGACTGCCGCCCACGGCCTCGGCCCTGGGCCCGGGCCCTCCACCTCCTGAGCCCCTCCCCGGCTCTGGGCCCCGAGCCCTGCGCCAGAAAATCGTCATCAAGTGA